The following are encoded together in the Bradymonas sediminis genome:
- the gspN gene encoding type II secretion system protein GspN yields MERSIVRIPVYIAFGFAVFLVALVLTFPDQRLKEIATVQIEKQLDGKYDVAIQDLDLWWLSGVQLKNVRISERITDTSVVETTPEGPKDAKTAAPGGAPEKPPFVINIPRVAAGFSPLLSVVNFAPTVDFLVDLGGGDIKGNFVQSSKARALNIDINQIDLAKTPILEQYLGVPFRGDLGGEIELELHPRQPQVIGGDIRLKGRTLTVDKTELHTDKLGPMAFIDVPETDFGKLDAHMTITQEDDKSTSKMVFDEFRFYDGKDVRGEIWGHLNLGRSSAQSVAKLEMRFQFDNNYIRSNDLSSVLNMQWFRDGKNQDWFGFLLWGRLNSPRFKGAPAAAAGPTASAEADDKPADDAPAAKK; encoded by the coding sequence ATGGAGCGCTCCATCGTCCGCATCCCGGTTTATATCGCGTTTGGCTTCGCCGTGTTTCTGGTCGCTCTGGTCCTGACTTTTCCGGACCAGCGCCTCAAAGAGATCGCGACGGTCCAAATCGAGAAGCAGCTCGACGGCAAATACGACGTCGCCATTCAGGACCTCGACCTCTGGTGGCTCAGCGGCGTTCAGTTAAAGAACGTCCGAATCTCTGAGCGCATCACCGACACCTCGGTGGTCGAGACCACCCCGGAGGGCCCCAAAGACGCAAAGACAGCCGCGCCGGGCGGTGCGCCGGAGAAACCGCCTTTCGTCATCAATATCCCGCGCGTTGCGGCCGGCTTCTCGCCGCTGCTCAGCGTCGTCAACTTCGCGCCGACCGTCGATTTTTTGGTCGACCTGGGCGGCGGGGATATCAAGGGGAATTTCGTCCAATCGAGCAAAGCCCGCGCCCTTAATATCGACATCAATCAGATCGATCTGGCGAAGACGCCGATTCTCGAGCAATACCTCGGCGTGCCGTTTCGCGGTGACCTGGGCGGCGAGATCGAGCTTGAGCTGCATCCGCGCCAGCCGCAGGTTATTGGCGGTGATATTCGCCTCAAAGGGCGCACGCTCACCGTGGATAAGACCGAATTGCATACCGATAAACTCGGCCCCATGGCCTTTATCGACGTGCCGGAGACTGATTTTGGCAAGCTCGACGCACATATGACCATCACGCAGGAGGACGATAAGTCGACCTCCAAAATGGTGTTTGATGAGTTCCGTTTCTACGACGGCAAAGATGTGCGCGGCGAGATTTGGGGGCACCTGAACCTCGGTCGCTCATCGGCCCAGAGCGTGGCCAAGCTCGAGATGCGCTTTCAATTCGACAATAATTATATCCGCTCCAACGACCTCTCCAGCGTGCTCAATATGCAGTGGTTCCGGGACGGAAAGAACCAGGATTGGTTCGGCTTCCTCCTGTGGGGCCGCCTGAACTCGCCGCGCTTTAAGGGCGCGCCGGCCGCCGCCGCCGGGCCCACCGCCAGCGCCGAGGCTGACGATAAGCCGGCCGATGACGCGCCTGCGGCCAAAAAGTAG
- a CDS encoding lactoylglutathione lyase yields the protein MKFLHSMVRIRDIDASLHFYCELLGLEEVRRRESSAGKFTLIFLKAPGDAEEHIELTYNWDSTEDYSNARNFGHLAFEVDDIYATCKRLQDGGVTINRPPRDGRMAFVKSPDEISVELLQRGDALPAQEPWASMENQGTW from the coding sequence ATGAAATTTTTGCATAGTATGGTGCGCATTCGCGATATCGATGCGTCGCTTCATTTCTACTGCGAGCTGCTCGGTCTCGAAGAGGTGCGCCGGCGCGAAAGCAGCGCCGGGAAGTTTACGCTCATCTTCCTTAAAGCCCCGGGCGACGCCGAAGAGCATATCGAGCTGACCTATAACTGGGATTCCACGGAGGACTACTCGAACGCCCGGAATTTTGGCCACCTCGCCTTCGAGGTCGACGACATCTACGCGACATGCAAGCGCCTGCAGGACGGCGGCGTCACGATCAACCGCCCGCCGCGCGACGGGCGCATGGCGTTCGTAAAATCCCCCGACGAGATTTCGGTGGAGCTGCTGCAGCGCGGTGACGCCCTGCCCGCCCAGGAGCCCTGGGCGTCGATGGAAAACCAGGGCACCTGGTAA
- a CDS encoding acetyl-CoA C-acyltransferase, protein MVSKSVSKSKKATQSPLGGDDRIAIVAGARTPFAKAWTDYKHLNEADLGRAAVTELVNRSEIDPALIDEVIMGCVSAPMNGPNVAREIVLRSPLPNHIAAYTVQMYCASSAQATVNACGDILSGAADIVIAGGVESMSAAQARVSLPLTHALNQASKAGSPAGILRAFDGVGARDFLPDVPAITEPTTEIRMGDSAEVMAKKYGISRRAQDEYTELTHHRTAAAYEAGHFSEVITVHTGEKLENVISRDNMVRGNTTVEKMAKLRPVFDRKHGTITAANASPLTDGASAVLLMRESRARELGLEPIAYIRAHASTGVDLFKMPMLMGPTLATPIALERAGLTLKDIDLVEMHEAFAAQVLANIKVWGSEKLCKEAGLDKAIGEVDMDTFNINGGSIPIGHPFGATGARMVMQLASQMQREDVNTGLLTLCAAGGLGLTMILER, encoded by the coding sequence ATGGTTTCAAAATCTGTCAGTAAATCGAAGAAAGCCACTCAATCCCCGCTCGGCGGTGACGACCGTATCGCGATCGTCGCCGGCGCGCGCACCCCGTTCGCCAAAGCCTGGACCGACTATAAGCACCTCAACGAGGCCGACCTGGGACGCGCCGCGGTCACCGAGTTGGTCAACCGCAGCGAGATCGACCCGGCCCTCATCGACGAGGTCATCATGGGCTGCGTGTCGGCGCCGATGAACGGTCCGAACGTGGCGCGCGAGATCGTCTTGCGCTCCCCGCTGCCCAATCATATCGCCGCCTACACGGTCCAGATGTACTGCGCCTCCAGCGCGCAGGCGACCGTCAACGCCTGCGGCGACATCCTCAGCGGGGCGGCCGATATCGTCATCGCCGGCGGCGTCGAGTCCATGAGCGCCGCTCAGGCCCGCGTGAGCCTGCCGCTCACCCACGCGCTCAACCAGGCGTCCAAAGCCGGCTCGCCGGCCGGCATCCTGCGCGCCTTCGACGGCGTCGGCGCTCGCGACTTTTTGCCCGATGTCCCGGCCATCACCGAGCCGACCACCGAGATCCGCATGGGCGACTCGGCCGAGGTTATGGCCAAAAAATACGGCATCAGCCGCCGGGCTCAGGACGAATATACCGAGCTCACGCACCACCGCACCGCCGCCGCCTACGAGGCCGGTCACTTCTCCGAGGTCATCACGGTGCACACCGGCGAGAAACTCGAGAACGTCATCAGCCGCGATAATATGGTGCGTGGCAACACCACCGTCGAAAAGATGGCCAAGCTTCGCCCCGTCTTCGACCGCAAGCATGGCACCATCACCGCGGCCAATGCCTCGCCGCTCACCGACGGCGCCTCCGCCGTGCTGCTGATGCGCGAGAGCCGCGCCCGCGAGCTCGGCCTGGAGCCCATCGCCTATATCCGCGCCCACGCCAGCACCGGCGTCGACCTGTTCAAGATGCCGATGCTCATGGGCCCGACCCTGGCCACGCCCATCGCGCTCGAGCGCGCGGGGCTTACGCTCAAAGACATCGACCTGGTCGAGATGCACGAGGCATTCGCCGCCCAGGTATTGGCCAACATCAAGGTCTGGGGCTCCGAGAAGCTCTGCAAAGAAGCCGGCCTCGACAAAGCCATCGGCGAGGTCGATATGGACACCTTCAACATCAACGGCGGCTCGATTCCGATCGGTCACCCCTTCGGGGCAACCGGCGCGCGCATGGTCATGCAATTGGCCTCGCAGATGCAGCGTGAAGACGTAAATACCGGCCTGCTGACGCTGTGCGCCGCCGGTGGCCTCGGGCTCACGATGATCCTCGAGCGCTGA
- a CDS encoding 3-hydroxyacyl-CoA dehydrogenase NAD-binding domain-containing protein, whose translation MSQDTQPEYASLRIEEGIAYICIDVADKSVNTLSTPMTGRFEEILDELQDTPPIEGVVIYSGKAGHFVVGFDINELQELANNPQDILPMLKRGHALAARLESLKVPVVAAIDGTCLGGGLELAMACHARIVTNNKRSKLGLPEVQLGVIPGLGGTQRLPQLVGLQTGLDMILGSKQVDAQKAKRLGLVDDVVHPGILLQVAAETARKLYAAGDWQERHKSSISEYFSNPAEMVNLAAKTPARKLIFNQARELTRKKAGSHYPAPFRAIDAIEAGYRGGFEAGIEAESRAFDELVKTDVARNLINLFFMKQEVDKTSPIPWNTKAYPVDKIGVVGAGLMGAGIAQVAAYQGYAVRIKDVSDESIGRGLQYCKDLIDKLVRRKKISEPMGDVMFGHISGTTEYTGFAQTQMVIEAVFEDLDLKKSIIKDLEERLGDNAIVASNTSTLPITELAKASKRPENLLGMHFFSPVHKMPLLEIIRHPKTSSKAVATALEVGRKMGKTCIVVNDGPGFFTSRVIGAYINEAGWILQEGASIEAIDKAMTDWGFPVGPMKLVDEVGLDVALKAAGTLQDAFSKRWSSPTALKAVAADGRKGRKNKKGFYRYASGEADAVDETVYDLLPGGRERQDIDASVIQQRCWLAMLNECAYCLQEGIVEHPRDIDIGVIFGLGFPPFRGGILRHADSVGLARVAADMTKLAEEFGSRLKPAQIIVDKAEKNASFYA comes from the coding sequence ATGTCCCAAGATACCCAACCCGAATATGCCTCGCTCCGAATTGAAGAGGGCATTGCCTATATTTGCATCGATGTCGCCGACAAAAGCGTCAACACCCTCTCCACCCCGATGACCGGACGGTTTGAGGAGATCCTCGACGAGCTCCAGGACACGCCGCCCATCGAGGGCGTGGTGATCTACAGCGGCAAGGCCGGCCATTTCGTGGTGGGATTTGATATCAATGAGCTCCAGGAACTCGCGAATAACCCGCAGGATATCCTGCCGATGCTCAAGCGCGGCCACGCCCTGGCCGCTCGCCTCGAGTCGCTCAAGGTCCCGGTGGTCGCGGCCATCGACGGCACCTGCCTGGGCGGCGGGCTTGAGCTGGCCATGGCGTGCCACGCGCGCATCGTGACCAACAATAAGCGCAGCAAATTGGGGCTCCCCGAAGTCCAGCTCGGCGTGATCCCCGGGCTCGGCGGCACCCAGCGCCTGCCGCAATTGGTCGGCCTGCAGACCGGCCTGGACATGATCCTTGGCAGCAAGCAGGTCGACGCCCAAAAGGCCAAGCGCCTTGGCCTGGTCGACGACGTCGTCCACCCTGGAATCCTGCTTCAGGTGGCCGCCGAAACCGCGCGCAAGCTCTACGCCGCCGGTGACTGGCAGGAGCGCCACAAAAGCTCGATCTCGGAGTATTTCTCCAACCCGGCCGAGATGGTGAACCTGGCGGCGAAGACCCCCGCCCGAAAGCTCATCTTCAACCAGGCCCGCGAGCTCACGCGCAAGAAAGCCGGCTCGCATTATCCGGCGCCCTTCCGCGCGATTGACGCCATCGAGGCCGGCTATCGAGGCGGCTTTGAAGCCGGCATCGAGGCCGAATCACGCGCCTTCGACGAGCTGGTCAAGACCGACGTTGCCAGAAACCTCATCAACCTCTTCTTCATGAAGCAAGAGGTCGACAAGACCAGCCCCATCCCGTGGAATACCAAGGCTTACCCGGTCGACAAGATCGGCGTCGTGGGCGCCGGATTGATGGGCGCAGGCATCGCCCAGGTTGCCGCCTACCAGGGCTACGCGGTGCGCATTAAGGACGTCAGTGACGAGAGCATCGGCCGCGGCCTTCAGTATTGTAAAGACCTCATCGACAAATTGGTGCGCCGCAAAAAGATCAGCGAGCCCATGGGCGACGTCATGTTCGGCCATATCAGCGGCACCACTGAATATACCGGCTTCGCCCAGACCCAGATGGTCATCGAAGCGGTCTTTGAAGACCTCGACCTCAAGAAGAGCATCATCAAGGACCTCGAGGAGCGCCTGGGCGACAACGCCATCGTGGCGAGCAACACCTCCACGCTCCCCATCACCGAGCTCGCCAAGGCCTCTAAACGCCCCGAAAACCTGCTCGGCATGCACTTCTTTAGCCCCGTGCACAAGATGCCGCTGCTCGAGATCATCCGCCACCCCAAGACCTCCAGCAAGGCGGTCGCCACGGCGCTGGAAGTCGGGCGCAAGATGGGCAAGACCTGCATCGTGGTCAACGACGGCCCGGGCTTCTTCACCAGCCGCGTCATCGGCGCCTATATCAACGAAGCCGGCTGGATTCTGCAGGAAGGCGCGTCCATCGAGGCCATCGACAAGGCCATGACCGACTGGGGCTTCCCGGTGGGCCCGATGAAGTTGGTCGACGAGGTCGGCCTCGACGTCGCGCTCAAGGCTGCAGGCACGCTCCAGGACGCGTTCTCGAAGCGCTGGAGCTCGCCGACTGCCCTCAAGGCGGTCGCCGCCGACGGGCGCAAGGGACGAAAGAACAAAAAAGGTTTCTATCGCTACGCCTCCGGCGAGGCCGATGCGGTCGACGAAACCGTCTACGACCTGCTGCCAGGCGGGCGAGAGCGCCAGGACATCGACGCCTCCGTCATCCAACAGCGCTGCTGGCTGGCGATGCTCAACGAGTGCGCCTACTGCCTGCAAGAGGGCATCGTCGAGCATCCGCGCGACATCGATATCGGCGTGATCTTCGGGCTGGGCTTCCCTCCCTTCCGCGGCGGCATCCTGCGCCACGCCGACTCCGTCGGGTTGGCCCGGGTCGCCGCAGATATGACGAAATTGGCCGAGGAATTCGGCTCGCGTCTCAAGCCGGCCCAGATCATCGTCGACAAGGCCGAGAAGAACGCGTCCTTTTACGCCTGA
- the ribA gene encoding GTP cyclohydrolase II gives MQTPSSSVRPLTGHKAQSDRGCKHPAQHFDLPWSITMPSHLTAPPLALTPSTRARLEAADGLLVEKFAEAALPTKHGDFRIVAFINNLDFKEHVALVRGDLAAQAIVPTRIHSECVTGDVFGSLKCDCGEQLEHAQKELGNSPAGVILYMRQEGRGIGLANKIKAYSLQDQGMDTVEANLHLGFDDDLRDYTVAAEMLRLLGVDNISLITNNPRKAEGLRANGITVTERQPLIILPNPHNKDYLDTKRDKSGHLL, from the coding sequence TTGCAGACACCTTCGTCATCGGTGCGCCCCCTGACCGGGCACAAAGCCCAGAGCGACCGCGGGTGCAAACACCCCGCCCAGCATTTTGACCTACCGTGGAGTATTACGATGCCCAGCCACCTTACGGCGCCCCCGCTTGCATTAACCCCCAGCACGCGCGCGAGACTCGAAGCGGCCGACGGCCTGCTCGTCGAGAAATTCGCCGAAGCCGCCCTGCCTACAAAACATGGGGATTTCCGCATCGTCGCCTTCATCAACAACCTTGATTTCAAGGAGCATGTCGCGCTGGTGCGCGGCGACCTCGCCGCCCAGGCGATCGTGCCGACCCGCATCCACAGCGAATGCGTCACCGGCGATGTATTCGGCAGCCTGAAATGCGATTGCGGCGAGCAACTCGAGCACGCGCAAAAAGAGTTGGGAAACTCGCCTGCCGGCGTGATCCTCTATATGCGCCAGGAAGGCCGCGGCATTGGCCTGGCCAACAAGATCAAGGCCTATAGCCTGCAGGACCAGGGCATGGACACCGTCGAGGCCAACCTGCACCTGGGGTTCGACGACGACCTGCGCGACTATACCGTGGCCGCCGAGATGCTGCGCCTGCTCGGCGTCGACAATATCTCACTGATCACCAATAACCCGCGCAAGGCCGAGGGCCTGCGCGCCAACGGCATCACGGTCACCGAGCGCCAGCCGCTGATCATCCTGCCCAACCCGCATAACAAAGATTATCTGGACACCAAACGCGATAAATCGGGCCATCTCCTCTAA
- a CDS encoding Fic family protein, which produces MSLAYLEIDQARSEYTALPAEIRREFDARLIQSWLYHDHMLEGVVLTQADITRALEGRPCRNYCDRVIHQSLRRMLARIEQMDDDARAGVEVSGTWVKNLHRSLCDDEDPAAAAFRTRNTSPGVYHLDVVPGKEIAQAFENFLMRWETEFRGLHPIRAAALAHHEFMRVFPFDGRTGVVGRLMMNYILTKNFYPPAIIHASDRHHYFAALNGHPSDMVPVLVEAMKGTIEAARAFRREFEAHDRARHQSHRIAM; this is translated from the coding sequence ATGTCGCTCGCATACCTTGAAATTGACCAAGCTCGTTCCGAATATACCGCACTTCCGGCTGAGATCCGCCGCGAGTTCGACGCCCGGCTCATCCAGTCGTGGCTCTACCATGATCATATGCTCGAAGGGGTTGTCTTAACCCAGGCCGATATTACGCGCGCCCTGGAAGGACGTCCGTGCCGCAACTATTGCGACCGGGTGATCCACCAATCTCTGCGCCGCATGCTCGCCCGCATTGAGCAGATGGACGACGACGCCCGCGCCGGTGTCGAGGTCTCGGGCACCTGGGTCAAGAACCTGCACCGCTCGCTCTGCGACGACGAGGATCCGGCCGCGGCCGCGTTTCGCACCCGCAACACCAGCCCGGGGGTCTACCACCTGGACGTCGTGCCAGGCAAAGAGATCGCGCAGGCCTTCGAGAACTTCCTGATGCGCTGGGAGACCGAATTCCGCGGGCTCCACCCGATTCGCGCGGCCGCGCTGGCCCACCACGAATTCATGCGCGTGTTTCCCTTCGACGGGCGCACGGGCGTGGTCGGGCGCTTGATGATGAACTATATCCTGACCAAGAACTTCTACCCGCCAGCCATCATCCACGCCTCCGACCGCCACCACTATTTCGCGGCGCTCAACGGCCACCCCAGCGATATGGTCCCGGTCCTGGTCGAAGCAATGAAGGGCACCATCGAGGCCGCGCGGGCGTTCCGCCGCGAATTCGAGGCCCACGATCGCGCACGCCACCAATCTCATCGCATCGCGATGTGA
- a CDS encoding enoyl-CoA hydratase-related protein: MSEETVLLKQVDQDGLCTLTLNRPAAMNSLNGALVEALDKAFYELRHDDSVRVVILTAAGDRAFCAGADLKERSGMSEAQVRQRIDDYRRCFGAIDSLPKPVICAINGFAFGGGLEIALACDFRVVAAETKVGLTECRLGIIPGAGGTQRLARLVGASRAKLLIFTAARLSGDEALEIGLVTASVPRAELMDAARALGRKMLDSAPIALAQAKIAIDAGMQTDLHTGLEIESRAYAVTLPTEDRLEGLAAFREKRKPNFQGK, encoded by the coding sequence ATGAGCGAAGAGACGGTTTTATTGAAGCAGGTCGACCAAGACGGCCTCTGCACGCTGACCCTGAATCGCCCGGCGGCGATGAATTCGTTGAATGGTGCGCTGGTCGAGGCCCTCGATAAAGCATTTTACGAGCTGCGCCACGATGATTCGGTGCGCGTCGTGATTTTGACGGCGGCCGGCGATCGGGCGTTCTGCGCGGGCGCGGACCTTAAGGAGCGCTCGGGGATGTCCGAAGCTCAGGTTCGCCAGCGCATCGATGATTATCGGCGCTGCTTCGGCGCGATCGACTCGCTTCCCAAGCCGGTGATCTGCGCGATCAACGGCTTCGCCTTTGGCGGGGGGCTTGAGATCGCGCTGGCCTGTGATTTTCGGGTGGTCGCGGCCGAGACGAAAGTGGGGCTGACCGAGTGTCGCCTGGGGATTATCCCGGGCGCCGGCGGCACCCAGCGCCTGGCCCGTCTGGTCGGGGCATCACGGGCGAAATTACTTATCTTCACCGCCGCGCGCCTGAGCGGCGACGAGGCCCTCGAGATCGGCCTGGTCACCGCGTCGGTGCCGCGGGCCGAATTGATGGACGCGGCGCGCGCGCTCGGGCGAAAGATGCTCGACTCCGCGCCGATCGCGCTGGCCCAGGCCAAGATCGCCATCGACGCCGGCATGCAGACCGACCTGCACACCGGGCTCGAGATCGAGTCGCGCGCCTACGCGGTCACCCTGCCCACCGAGGACCGCCTCGAGGGACTTGCCGCGTTCCGTGAAAAACGAAAACCAAATTTTCAGGGCAAATAA
- a CDS encoding acyl-CoA carboxylase subunit beta, protein MTEQAERSANLSELDQEVVDRRKEIERGGKEKYHEKNAERGKLFVRERLELLFDDGLKLENGRWANVLAGDLPADGVVTGIGKINGRRVAVIANDSTVKAGSWGWRTVEKIIRMQERVEKLRIPLLYLIDSAGARITDQLEMFPGRRGAGKIFYNQVRLSGYVPQLCLLFGPSAAGGAYIPAFCDAVVMVKGNASMYLGSPRMAEMVIGEKVTLEEMGGASMHCKTSGCGDVLVKTEQEAIAWARGYLEFFPSYCRDTPPRREPVAPKPQKETLDEIIPINQNKSFDVKKVIRHLVDDSEFVEIKEKFAKELVTCLAHIDGQPVGIVASQPRYKGGVLFVDSADKAARFVDLCDAFGIPLIFLADVPGFMIGTRVEQQGIIRHGAKMVSAVSQATVPKFSVVLRKAYGAGLYAFCGPGFEPDATLALPEAMIAVMGPQAAINAVYARKIQALPEDEQPAYVEELRAEYEKDIDIYRLASELIVDEVLTKEELRDELIARLEMSAGKHVDPIDKKHSVRPV, encoded by the coding sequence ATGACAGAGCAAGCTGAGCGTAGCGCCAACCTCTCCGAGTTGGACCAAGAAGTTGTTGACCGTCGCAAAGAGATCGAGCGCGGTGGCAAGGAGAAATACCACGAGAAGAACGCCGAGCGCGGCAAACTCTTTGTGCGTGAGCGCCTCGAATTGCTCTTCGATGATGGCCTCAAGCTGGAGAACGGGCGCTGGGCCAATGTGCTCGCCGGCGATCTTCCGGCCGACGGCGTCGTCACCGGCATCGGCAAGATCAACGGGCGTCGGGTGGCGGTGATCGCCAACGACTCCACGGTCAAGGCAGGCTCCTGGGGCTGGCGCACCGTCGAGAAGATCATCCGCATGCAGGAGCGCGTCGAGAAGTTGCGCATTCCGCTGCTCTACCTGATCGACTCGGCCGGCGCGCGCATCACCGACCAGCTTGAGATGTTCCCGGGGCGCCGCGGCGCCGGCAAGATCTTCTATAATCAGGTGCGCCTGTCGGGCTATGTGCCCCAGCTCTGCCTGCTCTTCGGGCCGTCGGCGGCAGGCGGCGCGTATATCCCGGCTTTTTGCGACGCCGTCGTCATGGTCAAGGGCAACGCCTCGATGTACCTGGGCTCGCCGCGCATGGCCGAGATGGTCATCGGCGAGAAGGTCACGCTCGAGGAGATGGGCGGGGCGAGTATGCATTGCAAGACCAGCGGTTGCGGCGACGTGCTGGTGAAGACCGAGCAGGAGGCGATCGCCTGGGCGCGCGGATATCTCGAGTTCTTCCCCTCCTATTGCCGCGATACGCCGCCGCGCCGCGAGCCGGTCGCCCCGAAGCCGCAGAAGGAGACCCTCGATGAGATCATCCCGATCAACCAGAACAAATCCTTCGATGTGAAAAAGGTCATCCGCCACCTGGTCGACGACTCCGAGTTCGTCGAGATTAAGGAGAAATTCGCCAAGGAATTGGTCACCTGCCTGGCCCATATCGACGGGCAGCCGGTGGGCATCGTCGCCAGCCAGCCGCGCTATAAGGGCGGCGTGCTCTTCGTTGACTCGGCCGATAAGGCCGCGCGTTTCGTCGACCTGTGCGACGCCTTCGGGATCCCGTTGATCTTTTTGGCCGACGTGCCCGGGTTCATGATCGGCACGCGCGTGGAACAGCAGGGGATCATTCGCCACGGGGCGAAGATGGTGTCGGCGGTGAGCCAGGCGACGGTGCCGAAATTCTCGGTGGTACTGCGCAAAGCCTACGGCGCAGGGCTCTACGCCTTCTGCGGCCCGGGCTTTGAGCCCGACGCGACGCTCGCGCTCCCCGAGGCGATGATCGCGGTGATGGGGCCCCAGGCGGCGATCAACGCGGTGTATGCGCGCAAGATTCAGGCGCTCCCCGAAGATGAGCAGCCCGCGTATGTTGAGGAGCTTCGCGCCGAATACGAGAAGGATATCGACATCTATCGGTTGGCCAGCGAGCTCATCGTCGACGAGGTCCTGACCAAAGAGGAGCTTCGCGACGAGCTTATCGCGCGCCTGGAGATGAGCGCCGGAAAGCATGTCGACCCGATCGACAAAAAACATAGCGTTCGCCCCGTCTAA